The Brevibacillus choshinensis genome includes the window CGTAGGAATCATCCAAGGAGCCTCTCCAGGAGCCACAGTAGCACTGCGCGGGGATATGGATGCTTTGCCGATCGATGAGGGGAACGATACAGAATACCGTTCGAAAATTGCTGGGAAGATGCATGCGTGTGGACATGACGCCCACATGACTTGCCTGCTGGGTGCAGCGCGAATCTTGAATGCGTCCAAGCAGGAGCTGGCAGGGACAGTCAAACTGTTCTTTCAGCCGGCGGAAGAGACAGTGGGGGGCGCTTTGCCGATGATCCAGGAAGGCGTCCTGGAAAATCCACGCGTGGAAGCGGTGTTTGGTCTGCATGTGTCTCCTGATCTGCCAGTTGGGAAGATTGCGGTAAAATACGGTCAGATGAATGCTTCCTCAGATGACCTATACATCACCGTCCGCGGAGAAAACGGTCATGGAGCGTACCCGCATAAAGGACGTGATGCCATCGTCATCGCTGCACATGTAATCACTGCGTTGCAGACAATCGTTAGCCGCAATGTGGATCCACGTGAGGCTGCGGTCATAACATTGGGTGTCATCTCCGGCGGGACAGCAGCCAATATCTTGGCGCAGGAAGTAAAGCTGACGGGAACGATCCGAACGCTGGATAAACACGTCCGTGCTTTTGTTAAAGAACGGGTACGCGAGGTGGCTGAGCTCACTGCGCGCAGTCTCGGAGGCGAGGCAGAGGTGGTACTGGATGAGAGCTACACCTCGCTCGTCAACGACAAAGCGATGGTCGACCAGGTAAAGCGCTGTGGGGAAACCATGCTAGGATCGGAAAACGTGCGAGTAAACGAATATCCGATGATGGGAGTGGAGGATTTTGCTTTCTTCGCCGAGCACGTTCCTGGCGCCTTTTACCATCTCGGTGTGCGCAATGAGGAAACCGGGTGCATCTACCCAGTCCATCACCCTCGCTTTGATTTGGATGAACGCAGCCTGGCGGTTGGAGCAGCCATGCAGGCATTTAATGC containing:
- a CDS encoding M20 metallopeptidase family protein; the protein is MSTEQTDRIWRQAQEILPWLSEVRRDFHQYPEFGMEEFRTQEQIIRYLDEMGIPHFKSAGTGVVGIIQGASPGATVALRGDMDALPIDEGNDTEYRSKIAGKMHACGHDAHMTCLLGAARILNASKQELAGTVKLFFQPAEETVGGALPMIQEGVLENPRVEAVFGLHVSPDLPVGKIAVKYGQMNASSDDLYITVRGENGHGAYPHKGRDAIVIAAHVITALQTIVSRNVDPREAAVITLGVISGGTAANILAQEVKLTGTIRTLDKHVRAFVKERVREVAELTARSLGGEAEVVLDESYTSLVNDKAMVDQVKRCGETMLGSENVRVNEYPMMGVEDFAFFAEHVPGAFYHLGVRNEETGCIYPVHHPRFDLDERSLAVGAAMQAFNAMTFLQERALSMQAE